A stretch of the Brooklawnia cerclae genome encodes the following:
- a CDS encoding DNA-formamidopyrimidine glycosylase family protein → MPELPQVEALAGFLDERLRGRVVAGIQLVDFSALKTYAPPLDAIVGAEIAGVHRFGKFLDVDAQGTHLVFHLARGGWVTWKDEQSVRPARPGKGPLSLRVALDDGSGFDLTEGGTQKKLAVYVVGDPGEVPGIATLGPDPLDDAFDRAALDTVLERAGRAQIKGVLRDQRVIAGIGNAYSDEILHAARLSPFAPASGLDADRRGDLFVAVKTVLADALVRARGLPAKQLKDDKRAGMRVHGRTGEACPVCGTTIAEVSFADSSLQYCPGCQTGGKPLADRRMSKLLH, encoded by the coding sequence ATGCCCGAACTTCCCCAGGTGGAGGCCCTCGCGGGCTTTCTGGACGAGCGGCTGCGCGGCCGAGTGGTCGCCGGCATCCAGCTCGTCGACTTCAGCGCCCTCAAGACGTACGCGCCGCCCCTCGATGCGATCGTGGGCGCCGAGATCGCGGGTGTCCACAGGTTCGGCAAGTTCCTCGATGTCGATGCGCAGGGGACTCACCTGGTGTTTCATCTGGCCAGAGGTGGATGGGTGACGTGGAAGGACGAACAATCCGTCAGGCCGGCCCGGCCCGGCAAGGGGCCGCTCAGCCTGCGCGTCGCGCTGGACGACGGCTCCGGTTTCGACCTGACGGAGGGTGGCACACAGAAGAAACTCGCCGTCTACGTGGTCGGTGACCCGGGTGAGGTGCCGGGGATCGCGACGTTGGGGCCCGATCCGCTGGACGATGCCTTCGATCGCGCGGCTCTGGACACGGTCCTGGAGCGTGCGGGCCGGGCGCAGATCAAGGGTGTGCTCCGCGACCAGCGGGTGATCGCCGGCATCGGCAACGCCTACAGCGACGAGATACTCCACGCCGCCAGGCTCAGCCCGTTCGCTCCCGCGTCGGGCCTCGACGCGGATCGCCGTGGCGATCTGTTCGTGGCGGTCAAGACCGTGCTGGCCGACGCACTGGTACGGGCTCGCGGTCTACCGGCCAAGCAGCTCAAGGACGACAAGCGAGCCGGGATGCGCGTCCACGGGCGGACGGGGGAAGCGTGCCCGGTGTGCGGGACGACGATCGCCGAGGTGAGCTTCGCCGACTCGTCCCTGCAGTACTGCCCGGGGTGTCAGACCGGTGGGAAGCCGTTGGCCGACCGCCGGATGAGCAAACTGCTGCACTGA
- the eccB gene encoding type VII secretion protein EccB: MASRKDLLKAYSFTTQRLVASLVDRDPDNATGPLRRVATATFVGIMIGVVLVAGSALLGYLRPGQSNAWKQDDGALIADVNSGLLFIYYKSEQTGEETLLPMADVASARLAIGGSEIKVVKTDKLQGIQQDAIRGIPDAPRQLPPTSQMNPYPFRTCSTSPDSDGERYITIEVGTESSSEPTTVDDDVAVIVEADDGEHFLVMNGQYHHLYRTGGSSRSAVASYLPVISTGNAWLSALPEGLPIEPLDIQNRGGVPTVRQVQPDMTIGSVAMVEASELNPEPRYFIQLADGLAETSFLNMATELAFSGGGRTDPIKITAQAADMNMSETTPRLTTSGIPMGRPTAPSTQEQQPSVCATYVDPDANDGRTTPVITVGSPTPELPTSVAENPPSRAYADYIEVDPLHGALLQDIAVAEDQSDEGPTFLLTDARVYGIPDRSSRESLGYAPGGSSAAPVLRVPGMLIRLVGPVDVQLSRDAVVPALPADLKVPE, translated from the coding sequence ATGGCGAGCCGAAAGGACCTGCTCAAGGCGTACTCCTTCACCACGCAGCGCCTGGTCGCTTCGCTGGTCGACCGGGATCCGGACAACGCCACGGGCCCGCTCCGGCGAGTGGCGACGGCGACCTTCGTGGGGATCATGATCGGGGTGGTGCTCGTCGCCGGCAGTGCGCTGCTGGGCTATCTGCGTCCCGGTCAGTCGAACGCCTGGAAGCAGGACGACGGTGCCCTGATCGCCGATGTGAACTCCGGACTGCTCTTCATCTACTACAAGAGCGAACAGACCGGCGAGGAGACACTGCTCCCCATGGCGGACGTCGCCTCCGCGCGCCTGGCGATCGGCGGTTCGGAGATCAAGGTCGTGAAGACCGACAAGCTTCAGGGCATCCAACAGGACGCCATCCGCGGCATCCCCGACGCACCGCGTCAGCTCCCGCCGACCTCGCAGATGAACCCCTACCCGTTCCGCACATGTTCGACGTCGCCCGACAGTGACGGCGAGCGCTACATCACCATCGAGGTCGGAACCGAGTCGTCCTCCGAGCCGACGACCGTGGACGACGACGTCGCCGTCATCGTCGAGGCGGACGACGGGGAGCACTTCCTCGTGATGAACGGGCAATACCACCACCTCTACCGGACGGGCGGATCGAGCAGGTCGGCGGTGGCGTCCTACCTGCCGGTGATCTCCACGGGCAACGCCTGGCTGTCGGCGCTGCCGGAGGGTCTGCCCATCGAGCCCCTCGACATCCAGAACCGGGGAGGCGTCCCGACCGTCCGGCAGGTGCAGCCCGACATGACGATCGGGAGCGTGGCCATGGTGGAGGCCAGCGAGCTCAACCCCGAGCCGCGCTATTTCATCCAGTTGGCCGACGGCCTGGCGGAGACGTCGTTCCTCAACATGGCGACCGAGCTCGCATTCTCGGGCGGAGGACGCACCGACCCGATCAAGATCACGGCGCAGGCAGCCGACATGAACATGAGCGAGACCACGCCGCGGTTGACAACCTCCGGCATCCCGATGGGCCGCCCGACCGCCCCCAGCACCCAGGAACAACAGCCGTCGGTGTGTGCGACCTACGTCGACCCGGACGCGAACGACGGTCGGACGACGCCCGTGATCACGGTCGGTTCGCCGACGCCCGAGCTTCCCACCTCCGTGGCCGAGAACCCCCCGAGCCGGGCCTACGCCGACTACATCGAGGTCGACCCCCTGCACGGCGCGCTCCTGCAGGACATCGCGGTCGCCGAGGACCAGTCGGACGAGGGCCCTACCTTCCTGCTCACCGACGCACGCGTCTACGGCATTCCCGACCGTAGCTCCCGCGAGTCGCTCGGCTACGCCCCGGGCGGATCGAGCGCTGCCCCCGTCCTGCGGGTGCCGGGAATGCTGATCCGGCTCGTCGGGCCGGTGGACGTGCAACTGTCGCGCGATGCCGTCGTCCCGGCGCTGCCCGCCGACCTGAAGGTACCTGAGTAG
- the eccE gene encoding type VII secretion protein EccE codes for MDRAVSQGAVAVPLRPWTERGLRLAVTWETVVIAVALLAVRHTVFSLIAAGVLLITALVLGIPVGGLTLIQRIGRRARFQRRARERASDPALPTDLVPLGEWVPGLTVSQTRSARGDDVGMITDGSSWTALLGVASDDALFADKDDRIDLSALRGLTVQDDIVFATLQVITYTVPAPAGVMLMPGSPAVRSYLEIMGTNAPPAVRRTWIGVRLDPRLCLEAIASRGASNDGVHATLRFGLHRVQSALKRQGITTRELTAMEINDVLALTAGSAPDFGDVRSREEWDHWDCDGFAHCGRRVTGWGEDPSSGYQALLDALSGANAVFGVTSYTLDGSDRSAGAVRLVAPTPDQAVNATNALQEALSGRISFGPAGGDQVPAMLGTVPLGRQVEA; via the coding sequence GTGGACAGAGCCGTCAGCCAGGGGGCGGTGGCCGTGCCGCTCCGGCCTTGGACGGAGCGCGGGCTCCGGCTCGCCGTGACCTGGGAGACCGTCGTCATCGCGGTTGCCCTGCTGGCCGTCCGGCACACGGTGTTCTCGCTGATCGCCGCGGGTGTGCTGCTGATCACGGCCCTCGTCCTCGGCATTCCTGTGGGGGGTCTGACGCTCATCCAGCGCATCGGACGCCGCGCCCGGTTCCAGCGGCGCGCGCGTGAGCGGGCGTCAGACCCGGCGCTCCCGACCGACCTCGTCCCCCTCGGGGAATGGGTGCCGGGCCTGACGGTGAGCCAGACCCGTTCGGCACGCGGCGACGACGTCGGGATGATCACCGACGGATCGTCCTGGACGGCACTGCTCGGCGTGGCTTCGGACGATGCCCTGTTCGCCGACAAGGACGATCGCATCGACCTGTCTGCTCTGCGCGGGCTCACGGTCCAGGACGACATCGTCTTCGCGACGCTGCAGGTGATCACGTACACGGTGCCCGCTCCGGCCGGGGTCATGCTGATGCCGGGATCCCCGGCCGTGCGGTCGTACCTCGAGATCATGGGGACGAACGCACCGCCCGCGGTCAGGCGCACCTGGATCGGTGTACGGCTCGATCCGAGGCTCTGCCTCGAGGCGATCGCCAGCAGGGGGGCGAGCAACGACGGCGTCCACGCGACGCTGCGCTTCGGCCTTCATCGCGTTCAGTCGGCACTCAAACGCCAGGGCATCACCACGCGCGAGCTCACGGCGATGGAGATCAACGACGTGCTGGCCCTCACCGCCGGGTCGGCACCCGATTTCGGGGACGTGCGTTCGCGTGAGGAATGGGATCACTGGGACTGCGACGGGTTCGCCCACTGCGGACGTCGGGTCACGGGTTGGGGGGAGGATCCCTCGTCCGGCTATCAGGCCTTGCTGGACGCCTTGAGCGGCGCGAACGCCGTGTTCGGCGTCACGTCGTACACACTCGATGGATCGGATCGCTCAGCGGGCGCCGTGCGCCTGGTCGCGCCGACGCCCGATCAGGCGGTGAACGCGACGAACGCGCTTCAAGAGGCGTTGTCGGGGCGGATTTCCTTCGGTCCGGCAGGCGGTGACCAGGTGCCCGCGATGCTCGGGACGGTTCCGCTGGGCAGGCAGGTGGAGGCATGA
- a CDS encoding WXG100 family type VII secretion target: MSQDQQQNRYEIGVAIQQLSDADQQIERIQATLRNEMAALQSSWQGNASAAFSKAHSAFDDKFETTQKELQRIQEVLQSSLGDYTRNEADQEQASSAIFNALNF; encoded by the coding sequence ATGTCGCAGGACCAGCAGCAAAACCGGTACGAGATCGGCGTGGCCATCCAGCAGCTCAGCGATGCCGACCAGCAGATCGAGCGAATCCAGGCCACCCTCCGCAACGAGATGGCAGCTCTTCAGAGTTCCTGGCAGGGCAACGCGTCCGCGGCGTTCAGCAAGGCCCACAGCGCCTTCGACGACAAGTTCGAGACCACTCAGAAGGAACTCCAGCGTATCCAGGAAGTGCTGCAGAGCTCGCTGGGCGACTACACCCGCAACGAAGCCGATCAGGAGCAGGCCTCGTCCGCGATCTTCAACGCGCTGAACTTCTGA
- a CDS encoding WXG100 family type VII secretion target: MSDFTRVSAAGMQAGIESLAKANRDLQSTLESLKSELQGSLANWDGNAQREYNTVQQRWDQQAIELNNVVQQMTQVLGQISQGYDDNERRVAGRWS, encoded by the coding sequence ATGAGCGACTTCACCCGTGTTTCCGCCGCAGGCATGCAGGCCGGTATCGAGTCCCTCGCCAAGGCCAACCGCGACCTTCAGTCGACTCTCGAGTCCCTCAAGAGCGAACTGCAGGGTTCGCTGGCGAACTGGGACGGCAATGCCCAGCGTGAGTACAACACCGTCCAGCAGCGCTGGGACCAGCAGGCGATCGAGCTGAACAATGTCGTCCAGCAGATGACCCAGGTACTCGGCCAGATCTCGCAGGGCTACGACGACAACGAGCGTCGCGTCGCCGGTCGCTGGAGCTGA